From the Lactuca sativa cultivar Salinas chromosome 9, Lsat_Salinas_v11, whole genome shotgun sequence genome, the window acactacggcttgtaaaagtagtattcttcggtagatctggaggatcttcacaaaaatcggcttCTTGCGGGTAGGGCTTCAGCTCGGGAATCTCACTTATtaggatcctcggggcttcggagcttgcttcggggctcgggaatgataccggggcttcgggatatttcttgcacgcaaaacgatgcaaaaatgagagagaaagaagagtttGAACAAAATAAATCGGCAGCCCtcgacatctatttatagggtgctgaaacctcgattacgctgggcgtaaacgggcgtactcggtacgctgggcgtacgcttcggataagctttggtatgcgtgccacgatcttcaaacattcataactttcgcatacgagctccgttttcgacgttctttatatccacacgtaggtgagattatgctctacaactttcatttagactccgtcggctaaatttgacttcatttttattatattatttttagtaggccgggataggaaaactccgttataaattcataacttcttcacccgacgtccgttttcgtctgtctttttactgttgcacTACCAtttacgagatcttcgattctcgtttagattgtttcggctaaaaaccggtTGATCTCAAaacgagtattcgggctgcatactgctaagtcgaaacttcggaaaaatcataacttcctcatgcgaagtcagatttggacgatattttatgcacgctctcagtttaacgaactctaaaacattcgtttagatcactaaggctaaatatcgctttatttcaaattcacattttacgtcattcagcgtcgtgccggttttgtcgcgaaacttcaacatgtcataacttcttcgttataactcggatttcggcgttctttatatctccagaatccttttttcgaccactacatctttatgtaaagatatcgggcttatctcacacttaaattttgacgcttattttattcttaattcattaaattataataattaagaaaataaacacataattcacataatactcaaatatttcatcattaatacttcaaaaagagttacaagggttaacctagactattacatcaatgataatgcctagcctggaaacgcgggcgttacactgATGCATCTAGCTTTGTTCAGCCGGGAAGCATGATTGACAGGTATATTTACTTGTCTACATATAAAGGATTTAAAGTCTAATGTTTACTAAGTTTGTTAGATATTGTTTGTTATACTGTAGAGAAGAATTACAAAGAGGAAATCCAACACTATTAATGTTCTTTATACCTTCTTTTCTACAGGGGCGAATTTGACTTAAACAATTTTAAAGATGGTAAAGCAGCAAAAAAGGAACAACTCCTGAAAAGGGCTCAAGCTGAATCTGAAGGAAAGTCAGTTGAAGCCAAGAAGCCGATAGTTGTCACATATGGTCTTAATCATATCACTTATCTTATCGAGCAGGCTTTTCATTTCCACCATTTAAATATACAATCTTTATAATCTTTCTGAAACAAAAAGCTTATGTTACTTATTTTCACTActtattaatgatttatttatttataaaaacatataacttttttttaataaataaataaaccataATTTTATTCAGGTTGTTGTAAGGATGCTAAAAGAGGAAGGAATCCGATCTTTCTACAAAGGACTTGTACcttctctcattagaatagcccCTTATGTTGAAGCAACTTTTGCGTGTTTGACTTGTGAGCTTCCTATTATATAATTGGATTATTTTGTGTAGGTATTATTGCTTGTGATGGTGTTGCTGGATTATATAGAGGTTTTGTGCCAAATGCATTA encodes:
- the LOC111920682 gene encoding 60S ribosomal protein L7a-2-like; this encodes MIDRGEFDLNNFKDGKAAKKEQLLKRAQAESEGKSVEAKKPIVVTYGLNHITYLIEQVVVRMLKEEGIRSFYKGLVPSLIRIAPYVEATFACIIACDGVAGLYRGFVPNALKTLPNSRRKRDMKGKKAEGGGIMGSKS